GGATACTCCGGCCGCAGCAGCGAGCGGGGCTCCGCGCCGGCCGATTCGACCGTGGCCACCGCGGCCGCGATCGGCACGGTCACTTCCTTGCCGATGCCGAGCGGCTCCGTTCCGTCGGCCTCGCCGGTCGACTCGGCGCCGTCACCGCAACCGACGCCGAAGGCCGAGAGCCCGAGCGCGAGCACCATGAGCAGCACACCCGAGCGCGCGCTCCGTGCGAAGCCGGCGCTCCGATGAAGGCGGGGGGAAGACAACACCGTCACGAGCATCAGGGTACGACCGCTTCCTGAGTGTCAGCTGGGACGTCGGCTGTGCGCCGCTCGGCGTGCCCGCGACCCCCGGGCGCCGGGCGGGCAATCGGACGCGCGCACCGGCCCCGATTCCGCTCGAGCGATGATGGTCGGTGTGAGTGACGACCGGCCGCCCGAGGAAAACCCAGCGAACACCGCCGATCCGACGACCACGTCGGCTCCCCCCCAGCGCCTGCGGGCGCTGCTCGTCCTCGCCGCGGTGGTGTTCGGACTGGATCTGCTCACCAAGACCATCGCGGTGGCGAACCTGACGCCGGGCGAGCCGGTATCCATCGTCGGCGACTTCGCGCGGCTGAGCCTGGTGCGCAACCCGGGCGCGGCGTTCTCCATGGCCACCGGCATGACCTGGTTGCTGACCCTGGTCGCCGCCGCCGTCGTCATCGGCGTGGTGCGCATCGGCCGCACCCTGCGGTCCCTGTGGTGGGCGATCGGACTGGGCATGGTGCTCGGCGGTGCGCTGGGCAACCTGGTGGACCGGCTGTTCCGCGCGCCCGGCCCGCTGCAAGGGCACGTGGTGGATTTCGTGGCGGTCGGTTGGTGGCCGGTGTTCAACGTGGCGGACTCCGCCATCGTGTGCGGCGCGATCCTGCTCGTCGTGCTCACCGTGTTCGGCTTCGAGCCGAACGGCACCCGGGTGGGCCACGGCAAGCCCGGCGGCGCGAGCGAGGGCAGCGCGGCATGAGGGAGACCAGGACCATGCCCGTCCCCGACGGGCTCGACGGCATGCGCGTCGACGCGGGGCTGGCCCGGCTGCTCGGCCTGTCCCGCACCGCGGTGGCCGCGCTCGCCGAGGAGGGTTCGGTGCAGCTCGACGGCGTCGCCGCGGGCAAATCCGACCGGCTCACCGCCGGGGCCTGGCTCGAGGTGATCTTCCCGGAGCCGAAGCGGGAACTGACCATCGAGGCCGAACCGGTGGAGGGCATGAAGATCCTCTACGCCGACGACGACATCGTCGCGGTGGACAAGCCGGTCGGCGTGGCCGCGCACACCGGCGTCGGCTGGACCGGCCCGACCGTCGTGGGCGGCCTCGCCGCGGCCGGATACCGCATCTCCACCTCGGGGGCCCACGAACGGCAGGGCATCGTGCACCGCCTGGACGTCGGCACCTCCGGAGTGATGGTGGTCGCGCAGTCCGAGCACGCGTACACGGTGCTCAAGCGCGCGTTCAAGCAGCGCACCGTCGACAAGCGGTATCACGCCCTCGTGCAGGGGCACCCGGATCCGAGCAGCGGCACCATCGACGCCCCGATCGGACGGGCCCGCGGCAACGACTGGAAGTTCGCCGTCACCGCCGACGGACGGCCCAGCGTCACCCACTACGACACCGTCGAGGCGTTCCACGCGGCCAGCCTGCTCGACATCCACCTGGAGACCGGCCGCACTCATCAGATCCGGGTGCATTTCTCCGCGATCCGCCACCCGTGCTGCGGTGATCTCACCTACGGCGCCGATCCGCGCCTGGCCGAGCGGCTCGGGCTGCAACGCCAATGGCTGCACGCCCGGTCGCTGGGCTTCCAGCATCCCGCTGACGGCCGCTATCTGGAGATCACCAGCGAGTACCCCGATGATCTGAGACACGCGCTGGACGTCCTGCGCGATGCCTGACCGCCGGGTGCCGCCGTGGCGCGGGATCATCCTGGGCGCGGCGGCGCTCGCGCTGATCGTGCTGATCTATGCGCTGGGGGCGCTGCGACCGCCGTATCGCCCCGCGGTCTCCACCGACCGGCTCGGGCCGGATCAGGGCGAGCAGGTCGCGGATTACCTCGCCCGATCGCGCGATTCGCTCAGCGCGGGCGGTGACGAACCGCGCTGGGCGCTGGTGTCGTTCACCGAACCCTTGGTTCCCGGCCGGATCCCCGCGCACAGCGGCGGCTTGCGCATCTCCCAGGTGCTCTACCGGGTGCCGATCGACCGCGTGCAGACGCCGCTGGTGGCCGTGCCCGTCCCGGAAGGCATTGCCGCTGCGGTGGATTCGGCGCGCGACGCGGCCTGGCTGCTCCCCCGCCCCGTCGACGATCGCGCCGCTCGGGTGGTCGCGTTCTCCGCCGCCCGGCTGCGGGACGGTTGCGGCTGCGTCGTCGGGCTCGTCGTCCGCGGCTCCCCGGCGCGGTTGCGCGAACTGGCCGGGGGCAACGGCATCCGCGCGGTCCAGGCGCTGCCCGCCGACGCGGTAGCGGGCAGCTTCGCGGTCGCCCCGCTGCTGCCCGAGTACCGCGACGTCGTCGCGCCCGGCCCCGACGACGGACCGGTTCCGCAGCCGTGAGCGCCAGCGCGGTCAGTCCGGCAGAGTGACGACGCCGTCGAGGTAGCGGCGGCACCGTCCGAACAGCAGCACCCGCTCGCCCGCCAGTTCGCAGCGCAGGCTGCCGCCCCGGCGCGAGAGCTGCCGGGCCCGCAGTTCGGTGCGACCGAGCCGCTCGCTCCACAGCGGAACCAGCTGGGCGTGCGCCGATCCGGTCACCGGGTCCTCCGGGACGCCCACACCCGGGCCGAAGAACCGGGAGACGAAATCGACCGAGTCGCCGGGGGCGGTGACGATCGCGGCGCGCGGTAGGGCGGGGAACGCCGACAGCACCGGCGCGGCATCGCGCACCTCTTGTTCGGTCGCCACGACGATCACCTCGTCGGTGCCGGAATACGCGCGCACCGGACGCACGCCGAGCGCCGCGACGAGCGCCGGATCGGGCCGCACCGGAATGCTCGGCACGACCGGCAGGTCGAGCACGAACTCGTCGTCGTCGGTGCGGTCGACGTGCAGCCAGCCGCTGCGCGTGTAGAAGCTCACCCGGTCCTCGCCGGGATGCATGTCGACCAGAATCTGCGCGGCGCTGGCCAAGGTGGCGTGCCCGCACAGCGCCACTTCCACCCTCGGCGTGAACCACCGCAGGTGGAAGGCGGGCCACTCGCCGGGCGGCACGCCCGCCTCGGGAGGTAACCGCGAGGTGTAGAACGCGGTTTCGGCGAGGTTGTTCTCCTCGGCCAGCTGTTGCAGCAACGCATCCGGCAGCCACGACGGGAGCGGCATCACCGCGGCCGGGTTGCCCGAGAACGGTGCGTCGGTGAACGCGTCGATCTGGTGCAGCAGTACCTCCATAATCTCCAGAAGGTACTCCAACTCTGAATGCCCGCTTCGCACAAGGCTTCTCGTGGCGCGGCGAGTCAGGCGTCCAGTCTGTCAGGCGGCCCCGCCGGGCGAGCTGGGCAGCAGTTGCCGCTTGTCGCCGAGCAGCGCCGCGCTCACCCACCACGCGGCTTCGACCAGCACGATGCCCACCACGCCACAGGCCACCGCCGCACCGGTGAGTGCGGGGTTGGAAGGGTCGAGTTTGAAGAACTCCCGGGTGAACGGGACGGTGAACAAGAAGACGTACGCCGCCACCGACACCGCGATCAGCACCACCTTCCACCAGACGTACGGCCGAGCGACGATGGCCAGCACCCACACCGCGATCATGATCAATGTGATGAGCGCGGTGGTGCCCGCCTGGACCTTCTGCTCCTCGGTGGCATCCGGCCCCGCGTAGGCGATCAGGTACGCGACGAAGGTGGCCGCGCCGATCACCACGCCCGACGGGATGGCCAACCGCATGACGCGCCCCACGAAGCCCGTGCGGGCCCGCTCGTTGTTGGGCGCGAGCGAAAGGATGAACGCCGGAATGCCGATGGTGAACCAAGCCGCGATCGTGACGTGGCGCGGCAGGAACGGATACCCGATGGGCTCGTAGTCGAAGATCTGCGAACCTGCCCCGGCGACGCCGACCAAGAACGCGAGCAGAACGGAATACACGGTCTTGGTGAGGAACAGATTCGACACGCGCTCGATGTTGCCGATCACCCGGCGACCCTCGCCGACCACATACGGCAGTGTGGCGAACTTGTTGTCCAGCAGGACGATCTGCGCCACCGCCCTGGTCGCGGGGCTCCCCGAGCCCATCGCCACGCCGATGTCCGAGTCCTTCAACGCGAGCACGTCGTTGACTCCGTCACCGGTCATCGCCACGGTGTGCCCGCGCGACTGCAGTGCCGACACCATGGCGCGCTTCTGGTCCGGGCGGACCCGGCCGAAGGTGGTGTTGCCGTCCAGCACGTCGGCCAGCCCGTCGCGGTCCTCCGGCAACGTCCGCGCGTCGATCGGATGCTCGCCGCCCGGCAGATCCAGCGAGGACGCCACCGCGCCGACCGAGACGGCGTTGTCGCCGGAGATCACCTTGATCGCCACCTGTTGGCTCGCGAAGTAGTCGAGAGTGTCGCGAGCGTCGGGCCGGACCTTCTGCTCCAGCACGACCAGCGCGGCGGGCCGCACGACGCCGGGAGCGTCCGCCGCGTCCACCGGACGGTCGCCGCGCGCCAGCAACAGCACGCGCAGACCCGACGCGCCGAGTTCCTCGGCGACCCGCGCGTCCGCTGAGCCCGGGTCGAGCAATACGTCCGGCGCGCCGAGCAGCCAGTCGCCGTGCTCGCCGTAGGAGCAGCCGCTCCACTTCTTGGCCGAGGAGAACGGCG
Above is a genomic segment from Nocardia sputorum containing:
- the lspA gene encoding signal peptidase II, with the translated sequence MMVGVSDDRPPEENPANTADPTTTSAPPQRLRALLVLAAVVFGLDLLTKTIAVANLTPGEPVSIVGDFARLSLVRNPGAAFSMATGMTWLLTLVAAAVVIGVVRIGRTLRSLWWAIGLGMVLGGALGNLVDRLFRAPGPLQGHVVDFVAVGWWPVFNVADSAIVCGAILLVVLTVFGFEPNGTRVGHGKPGGASEGSAA
- a CDS encoding RluA family pseudouridine synthase — encoded protein: MRETRTMPVPDGLDGMRVDAGLARLLGLSRTAVAALAEEGSVQLDGVAAGKSDRLTAGAWLEVIFPEPKRELTIEAEPVEGMKILYADDDIVAVDKPVGVAAHTGVGWTGPTVVGGLAAAGYRISTSGAHERQGIVHRLDVGTSGVMVVAQSEHAYTVLKRAFKQRTVDKRYHALVQGHPDPSSGTIDAPIGRARGNDWKFAVTADGRPSVTHYDTVEAFHAASLLDIHLETGRTHQIRVHFSAIRHPCCGDLTYGADPRLAERLGLQRQWLHARSLGFQHPADGRYLEITSEYPDDLRHALDVLRDA
- a CDS encoding PhzF family phenazine biosynthesis protein, coding for MEVLLHQIDAFTDAPFSGNPAAVMPLPSWLPDALLQQLAEENNLAETAFYTSRLPPEAGVPPGEWPAFHLRWFTPRVEVALCGHATLASAAQILVDMHPGEDRVSFYTRSGWLHVDRTDDDEFVLDLPVVPSIPVRPDPALVAALGVRPVRAYSGTDEVIVVATEQEVRDAAPVLSAFPALPRAAIVTAPGDSVDFVSRFFGPGVGVPEDPVTGSAHAQLVPLWSERLGRTELRARQLSRRGGSLRCELAGERVLLFGRCRRYLDGVVTLPD
- a CDS encoding cation-translocating P-type ATPase, translated to MSITVQASGATGLTAGEVEQRRREGLTNDVPDRASRSVRDIVRANVFTRINAILGVLFVLVLATGSIIDGMFGLLIVANSAVGIIQEIRAKRTLDQLAIVSQAKPTVRRDGTAVEVAPHEVVLDDLIELGPGDQIVVDGTVEESAQLEVDESLLTGEADPIDKAVGATVMSGSYVVSGSGAYRATKVGRDAYAARLAEEASKFTLVHSELRSGIDKILKFITYLLIPAGLLSIYNQLVSSGESWRPAVTGMVAALVPMVPEGLVLMTSIAFAVGVVRLGRRQCLVQELPAIEGLARVDVVCADKTGTLTENGMRLSDLKTLGTFDDAEVRTALAALAADDPRPNASVQAIAEALPDGPGWQRTAVAPFSSAKKWSGCSYGEHGDWLLGAPDVLLDPGSADARVAEELGASGLRVLLLARGDRPVDAADAPGVVRPAALVVLEQKVRPDARDTLDYFASQQVAIKVISGDNAVSVGAVASSLDLPGGEHPIDARTLPEDRDGLADVLDGNTTFGRVRPDQKRAMVSALQSRGHTVAMTGDGVNDVLALKDSDIGVAMGSGSPATRAVAQIVLLDNKFATLPYVVGEGRRVIGNIERVSNLFLTKTVYSVLLAFLVGVAGAGSQIFDYEPIGYPFLPRHVTIAAWFTIGIPAFILSLAPNNERARTGFVGRVMRLAIPSGVVIGAATFVAYLIAYAGPDATEEQKVQAGTTALITLIMIAVWVLAIVARPYVWWKVVLIAVSVAAYVFLFTVPFTREFFKLDPSNPALTGAAVACGVVGIVLVEAAWWVSAALLGDKRQLLPSSPGGAA